In Belonocnema kinseyi isolate 2016_QV_RU_SX_M_011 chromosome 4, B_treatae_v1, whole genome shotgun sequence, a single window of DNA contains:
- the LOC117170890 gene encoding carbonic anhydrase 14-like translates to MTRRESWSHTWRVTGKPSVADAPGNMQRFEMNKLRLIATILFSFILGATAFSYKEAKNWGKKYPQCNGEFQSPISFVEPIAGQGFPEINEPLKRTDFDQLPKKITMKNTGHTVEIKAEWSGKPPRFTGGPLHSEYVFEKATFHWTQKKSGMGPGPSYYDIIEKNVHKVESINSSAVIPSFPIASIFNDKRQRFLFYEGSLEYPPCYESVTWFEDNIFSPISDALLRGFRKVKLAEGDLSNIRPLQELNNRQVKTVSNLQNM, encoded by the exons ATGACGCGGCGTGAGTCATGGTCACATAcctggcgcgtgacggggaaaccttccgtcgcagatgcgccaggt AATATGCAGAGATTCGAGATGAACAAGCTACGCTTGATAGCGACTATCCTCTTTAGTTTTATTTTAGGAGCGA CTGCATTCAGTTACAAAGAGGCTAAGAACTGGGGGAAAAAATATCCGCAATGTAATGGAGAATTCCAATCCCCCATAAGTTTCGTGGAACCCATCGCGGGTCAGGGTTTTCCAGAAATAAATGAACCACTAAAGCGTACAGACTTTGatcaattaccaaaaaaaataacCATGAAGAATACTGGTCACACtg TGGAAATAAAAGCTGAATGGTCTGGAAAACCTCCAAGGTTTACTGGTGGACCGCTTCATAGTGAATACGTATTTGAAAAAGCCACTTTTCATTGGActcaaaaaaag tccGGTATGGGTCCTGGCCCCTCTTACTATGACattatcgaaaaaaatgtacataaggTGGAATCTATAAATTCATCAGCAGTGATACCCTCCTTTCCCATAGCaagtatttttaatgataaacgtCAACGTTTTCTATTTTACGAAGGCTCATTGGAATATCCACCTTGCTATGAATCTGTGACTTGGTTCgaagataatattttttcgcCTATTAGTGACGCTCTg CTAAGGGGATTCAGAAAAGTAAAGTTGGCCGAGGGAGACTTGTCCAATATTAGACCTCTCCAGGAATTAAACAATCGGCAAGTTAAGACAGTGTCTAATttgcaaaatatgtga